The DNA window GCGCCGCGCCGGCGAGCAGAAGCGTGAGTACGGCGGCGAGCACGCCGCCGCGGTGGAGGTGTCGCATCAGGCCTGCCTCGGAGTAAACGGAGGTCACTGCGGTGCACACGTTTCTACAACGTTGGATACAACGATGTAAAGAGCTGGTGCCGGACCGTGCGGTGCCTGCCGAAACCTGTTCGTGCCAGCATGGGCCGATGACCACCCGTGCCGACGGCCGAGGACTGGCCGGGCTCGCCGCGCTGCTCGCCGACCCCACCCGCGCCGGCTTCTGCCTCGCCCTGCTGGACGGGCGTGCCTGGACCGCCGGGGAACTCGCCCGCGCCGCCGGGGTGGCGGCCTCCACCGCGAGCGACCACCTCACCCGGCTCGTGCGCGGCGGACTGCTGGTCGAGGAGCGGCAGGGCCGGCACCGCTACGTCCGCCTCGCCGACCAGTCGGTCGCCCACCTCGTCGAGGACCTGGCCGCCCGGGCGCCCACCCCGGCCACGCCGCCGCGCACGTTGCGCGCCGCCTCCGCCGACGCCGCCCTGGCGTACGCCCGGACCTGCTACGACCACCTCGCCGGGCGGCTCGGCGTGCTGCTGTACGACGCGCTGCTGGCGCGCGCCGTGCTGGACCGCAGCGGCGGCCTGGCGCTCACCCCCACCGGTACGGCCTGGCTGGCCGAGTTCGGCGTGCCCGTCGAACCGCTGCGCGCCGCCCGGCGACCGCTGGTGCGCGACTGTCTCGACTGGACCGAACGACGGCCGCACCTGGCCGGGGCGCTCGGCGCGGCGCTGTGCGCGCGCCTTCTCGACCTCGGCTGG is part of the Micromonospora sp. WMMD980 genome and encodes:
- a CDS encoding winged helix-turn-helix domain-containing protein — encoded protein: MTTRADGRGLAGLAALLADPTRAGFCLALLDGRAWTAGELARAAGVAASTASDHLTRLVRGGLLVEERQGRHRYVRLADQSVAHLVEDLAARAPTPATPPRTLRAASADAALAYARTCYDHLAGRLGVLLYDALLARAVLDRSGGLALTPTGTAWLAEFGVPVEPLRAARRPLVRDCLDWTERRPHLAGALGAALCARLLDLGWTVRGTGRSVRLTPTGRQALAEALALDPAALAPPARDSGPARA